Proteins encoded within one genomic window of Sphingomonas sp. KRR8:
- a CDS encoding HAD-IA family hydrolase — translation MTRLAIFDCDGTLVDSGHSIHAALSETFTAHDRPVPPRAEAQRVIGLSLTEAMAFLAPDAAPDDHERFAATYRSSFASLRQRGAVEEPLFDGIVPLLDALEADGWLLAVATGKSDRGLHHCLMANGLYDRFISLQTADRHPSKPNPSMALEAMLEAGATPEQSVVIGDTGWDMGMARAAGAHAVGALWGYHDGAELKLAGAQALASSPADVHGLMTRMMEQVPHG, via the coding sequence ATGACGCGCCTTGCCATCTTCGACTGCGACGGAACCCTCGTCGACAGCGGCCACAGCATTCACGCGGCGCTGAGCGAAACCTTCACGGCCCATGATCGGCCCGTACCCCCTCGGGCCGAGGCTCAGCGGGTGATCGGGCTCAGCCTGACCGAAGCCATGGCGTTCTTGGCGCCAGATGCGGCGCCGGATGATCATGAGCGGTTCGCCGCCACCTATCGGTCTTCCTTTGCCAGCCTTCGGCAACGCGGGGCGGTCGAGGAGCCGCTGTTCGACGGGATCGTGCCCCTGCTTGACGCGCTTGAGGCGGACGGGTGGCTGCTGGCGGTGGCGACTGGCAAGTCCGACCGCGGGCTGCACCACTGCCTGATGGCGAACGGCCTCTACGACCGCTTCATCTCGCTGCAGACCGCCGACCGGCACCCGTCGAAGCCGAACCCCTCGATGGCGCTGGAAGCGATGCTTGAGGCCGGCGCGACGCCGGAGCAGAGCGTGGTGATCGGCGACACGGGCTGGGACATGGGCATGGCGCGCGCGGCCGGCGCGCATGCGGTGGGTGCCCTCTGGGGCTACCACGACGGCGCCGAACTCAAGCTGGCGGGGGCGCAGGCGCTCGCCTCGTCTCCGGCCGACGTGCACGGGCTCATGACCCGAATGATGGAGCAGGTGCCGCATGGCTGA
- a CDS encoding RluA family pseudouridine synthase: MTSEPRNFTVGEDDDGIRLDRWFKRHMPDVSFNLVSRWARTGQLRLDGNKATPGDRLQTGQQLRVPPPEAAPVRTGKPQPRRDPLTADEKEFVRDMVIKTTPDAFVLNKPPGLATQGGTKTTQHLDRLLDGLTDDPESRPKLVHRLDKDTSGVLLVARSARSAAFFSKSFSGRTARKVYWALINGVPSLDEGLIDAPLAKQPGTGGEKMHVAEDGQSARTKWRVIDRAGNRAAWLELQPLTGRTHQLRAHMAHIGHPIVGDAKYGGAEAFLTGGVSRKLHLHARRLKIDAPGGVIDVSAELPSHFAESLGLLGFDPLAGDSLPLEAPRKTPEAKKRAASAAAKDRRKERRGERRSRGAPKAAPRR, from the coding sequence ATGACCAGCGAACCACGCAACTTTACCGTCGGCGAGGACGACGACGGCATTCGCCTGGACCGCTGGTTCAAGCGCCACATGCCCGACGTCAGCTTCAATCTCGTGTCGCGCTGGGCGCGGACTGGGCAATTGCGCCTCGACGGCAACAAGGCGACGCCTGGCGATCGGCTCCAGACCGGCCAGCAATTGCGCGTGCCACCGCCCGAAGCCGCGCCGGTGCGCACGGGCAAGCCGCAGCCGCGCCGCGATCCGCTCACCGCGGACGAGAAGGAGTTCGTGCGCGACATGGTCATCAAGACCACGCCGGACGCCTTCGTGCTAAACAAGCCCCCGGGTCTGGCCACCCAAGGCGGGACCAAGACAACCCAGCACCTCGACCGCCTTCTGGACGGACTCACCGACGATCCGGAAAGCCGGCCCAAGCTGGTCCACCGGCTCGACAAGGACACCAGCGGCGTGCTGCTGGTCGCGCGGTCCGCGCGTTCGGCGGCGTTCTTCTCGAAGAGCTTCTCCGGCCGCACGGCGCGCAAGGTCTACTGGGCGCTGATCAATGGGGTGCCCTCTCTGGATGAGGGATTGATCGACGCGCCGCTCGCCAAGCAGCCGGGTACCGGCGGCGAGAAGATGCACGTGGCGGAGGACGGACAGTCGGCGCGGACGAAGTGGCGGGTGATCGACCGCGCAGGCAATCGCGCGGCCTGGTTAGAACTTCAGCCGCTCACGGGCCGCACGCACCAGTTGCGCGCGCACATGGCGCACATCGGCCATCCGATCGTGGGCGACGCCAAATATGGCGGAGCCGAAGCGTTCCTGACCGGAGGGGTCAGCCGCAAGCTCCACCTCCATGCACGGCGGCTCAAGATTGATGCGCCTGGCGGGGTCATTGATGTGTCGGCCGAACTGCCGAGCCATTTCGCCGAGAGCCTGGGCCTGCTCGGCTTCGATCCTCTGGCTGGCGACAGCTTGCCGCTGGAGGCGCCCCGCAAGACACCCGAGGCGAAGAAGCGTGCCGCGAGTGCGGCCGCCAAGGACCGACGCAAGGAGCGGCGCGGCGAACGGCGTTCCCGTGGCGCTCCGAAGGCAGCGCCCCGGCGATGA
- a CDS encoding GNAT family N-acetyltransferase — MDADALAELAKNRGLKLKRSRVRSPEKPGFGMFGLTDAAGEPVFGIRGKRALRASGEELESYLRGLEQDDWRKSLREAGASVSSGKRKKVREPVAAEIAAPEATPVANLKQPPPPALREAKGKDAEQLAELYALLGHAIAPELVRKNVKALARSGEPVLVIAQGDTVLGTCAYHATPMPHRDPPVGRITVLVLTEEARGKGFGRQLVAEAERRLGKLGCGMVEVTSNDRLREAHAFYRHLGYERTSMRFAKPLGGG, encoded by the coding sequence ATGGACGCTGACGCGCTTGCCGAACTGGCGAAGAACCGAGGCCTGAAGCTTAAACGATCGCGGGTGCGCTCACCAGAGAAGCCGGGCTTCGGCATGTTCGGGCTGACCGATGCGGCGGGTGAGCCGGTGTTCGGCATCCGTGGCAAGCGGGCGCTGCGGGCCAGTGGCGAGGAGCTTGAGAGCTACCTGCGCGGGCTGGAACAGGACGACTGGCGCAAGAGCCTGCGCGAAGCGGGTGCTTCCGTTTCCAGCGGCAAACGCAAGAAGGTACGGGAGCCCGTCGCCGCTGAAATCGCTGCACCGGAAGCCACGCCAGTGGCCAACCTCAAGCAGCCGCCGCCGCCTGCCTTGCGCGAAGCCAAGGGTAAGGACGCCGAGCAGCTTGCGGAACTCTACGCCCTGCTTGGCCATGCCATCGCTCCCGAACTGGTCCGCAAGAACGTGAAGGCGCTCGCCAGGTCGGGTGAGCCAGTGCTGGTGATCGCGCAAGGCGATACCGTGCTGGGCACCTGCGCTTATCATGCCACGCCGATGCCGCACCGCGACCCGCCGGTGGGCCGCATCACCGTGCTGGTTCTGACCGAAGAAGCGCGCGGGAAGGGGTTCGGGCGGCAGCTTGTCGCCGAGGCCGAGCGCCGCCTTGGCAAGCTTGGCTGCGGCATGGTCGAGGTCACCAGCAACGACCGGCTGCGCGAAGCCCACGCCTTCTACCGGCACCTTGGCTACGAGCGAACCTCCATGCGCTTTGCGAAGCCGCTCGGCGGCGGCTAG